One stretch of Clavibacter californiensis DNA includes these proteins:
- a CDS encoding sulfite exporter TauE/SafE family protein produces MDIGGSLGEITLTVALLMILAALAAGWIDAVVGGGGLLQLPALLLVPGITPVEALATNKLASLFGTSTSAVTWYRRTHPDLRTALPMAAVALAGSYGGASLAALLPASVFKPLVVVALIIVAVVTIARPRLGDVAALRHTGRKHHGIAALLGVVIGFYDGLIGPGTGTFLIIALITALGYDFVLASAKAKIVNVATNLGALVFFIPQGHVLWALALGMGVANMVGGYAGSRMAVARGSRFIRIAFIVVVAVLIVKVGSDVVAEWGA; encoded by the coding sequence ATGGACATCGGCGGCTCCCTCGGCGAGATCACGCTCACGGTCGCGCTGCTGATGATCCTGGCGGCGCTCGCAGCCGGGTGGATCGACGCCGTCGTGGGCGGCGGCGGCCTGCTGCAGCTGCCGGCGCTGCTGCTCGTGCCGGGGATCACGCCGGTGGAGGCGCTCGCGACCAACAAGCTCGCGTCGCTGTTCGGCACGTCGACGAGCGCGGTCACCTGGTACCGGCGCACGCACCCGGACCTCCGCACCGCGCTGCCCATGGCGGCCGTCGCGCTGGCCGGGAGCTACGGCGGCGCGAGCCTCGCGGCGCTGCTGCCCGCGTCGGTGTTCAAGCCGCTCGTGGTGGTGGCGCTGATCATCGTGGCCGTCGTCACGATCGCCCGCCCGCGGCTCGGCGACGTCGCCGCGCTCCGCCACACGGGCCGGAAGCACCACGGGATCGCGGCGCTGCTCGGCGTGGTGATCGGCTTCTACGACGGCCTCATCGGACCCGGCACGGGCACGTTCCTGATCATCGCGCTCATCACAGCCCTCGGCTACGACTTCGTGCTCGCGAGCGCCAAGGCGAAGATCGTCAACGTCGCGACCAACCTCGGCGCCCTCGTCTTCTTCATCCCCCAGGGCCACGTGCTCTGGGCGCTCGCGCTCGGCATGGGCGTCGCGAACATGGTCGGCGGCTACGCGGGATCCCGCATGGCGGTCGCCCGCGGCAGCCGCTTCATCCGCATCGCGTTCATCGTGGTGGTCGCGGTGCTCATCGTGAAGGTGGGGTCGGATGTGGTGGCGGAGTGGGGCGCGTGA
- a CDS encoding putative immunity protein — protein sequence MPILPKERDPALITLRRGGTLTDDDHRLLALWAVACAEHVRPLFEAERPDDPILRATLEVARGWVRGEVPMKEAHQQSFRANAAGKGLPDPARFTALAVGQAMAVAHVAAHDLGAAAYAIRAASAAAPPADRDAARAAERAWQRERIPAHLRDAVLADQRARSSICWGVFDDLA from the coding sequence ATGCCCATCCTCCCGAAGGAGCGCGACCCCGCCCTCATCACCCTGCGCCGCGGCGGCACGCTGACCGACGACGACCACCGGCTGCTCGCGCTGTGGGCGGTCGCGTGCGCGGAGCACGTGCGGCCGCTGTTCGAGGCGGAGCGACCCGACGACCCGATCCTCCGCGCGACGCTCGAGGTCGCGCGCGGCTGGGTGCGCGGCGAGGTCCCGATGAAGGAGGCGCACCAGCAGTCGTTCCGGGCGAACGCGGCCGGGAAGGGGCTGCCGGATCCGGCGCGGTTCACGGCGCTCGCGGTGGGTCAGGCGATGGCGGTCGCGCACGTCGCCGCGCACGACCTCGGAGCTGCGGCCTACGCGATCCGCGCGGCGAGCGCGGCCGCTCCGCCGGCCGATCGGGACGCCGCCCGTGCCGCCGAGCGGGCGTGGCAGCGCGAGCGGATCCCGGCCCACCTCCGCGACGCCGTCCTCGCCGACCAGCGCGCCCGCTCGAGCATCTGCTGGGGCGTCTTCGACGACCTCGCCTGA
- the kdpF gene encoding K(+)-transporting ATPase subunit F yields the protein MITSFADAAGLAAAVLGIASVVYLVYALIRPERF from the coding sequence GTGATCACCTCGTTCGCCGATGCCGCCGGCCTCGCCGCCGCCGTGCTCGGCATCGCCTCCGTCGTGTACCTCGTGTACGCCCTGATCCGCCCCGAGAGGTTCTGA
- the kdpA gene encoding potassium-transporting ATPase subunit KdpA, translated as MDTLAGILQVASVVLVLVLIHRPLGDLMARMYESRHDSRVERGIYRVIGVDPRSEQTWPAYLRAVLAFSLVGVLVVYGMQRLQAFLPYALGLPAVPEGLSFNTAVSFVTNTNWQSYSPEATMGYTVQLAGLAVQNFVSAAVGMAVAIALVRGFARTRSGTIGNMWVDLLRGSLRLLLPLSLVTAVVLIAGGVIQNFAGFQDVATLAGGSQTIPGGPVASQEAIKILGTNGGGFFNANSAHPFENPTAWTSAFQVILMLAIPFSLPRTFGKVVGDTRQGVAIVAVMATIFVVSLTALTIFELNGQGTAPMAAGGAMEGKEQRFGIIASTLYGTASTLTSTGAVNSMHDSYTALGGMMPMLNMMLGEVAPGGTGSGLYGMLILAVISVFVAGLLVGRTPEYLGKKIGPREIKLASLYILVTPILVLVGTALSFAIPAVREDVEGTSILNSGLHGLSEVVYAFTSASNNNGSAFAGLTASTPWFNTALGVAMLLGRFLPMVFVLALAGSLAAQDRIPTTSGTLPTHRPQFVGLLIGVTVIVTALTYFPVLALGPLAEGLAS; from the coding sequence ATGGACACGCTCGCCGGCATCCTCCAGGTCGCGTCCGTCGTCCTGGTCCTCGTCCTCATCCACCGCCCGCTGGGCGACCTCATGGCGCGCATGTACGAGTCGCGCCACGACTCCCGCGTCGAGCGCGGCATCTACCGCGTCATCGGCGTGGATCCCCGCTCCGAGCAGACCTGGCCCGCCTACCTCCGCGCGGTGCTCGCGTTCTCCCTCGTAGGCGTCCTCGTCGTCTACGGGATGCAGCGCCTCCAGGCGTTCCTCCCCTACGCGCTCGGCCTGCCCGCCGTGCCCGAGGGCCTGTCCTTCAACACGGCCGTCTCGTTCGTCACCAACACGAACTGGCAGTCGTACTCGCCCGAGGCGACCATGGGCTACACGGTCCAGCTCGCCGGGCTCGCCGTGCAGAACTTCGTCTCGGCGGCGGTCGGCATGGCGGTGGCCATCGCGCTGGTCCGTGGCTTCGCCCGCACGCGCAGCGGCACGATCGGCAACATGTGGGTCGACCTGCTCCGCGGATCCCTCCGCCTGCTGCTGCCCCTGTCGCTCGTCACCGCGGTGGTCCTCATCGCCGGCGGCGTGATCCAGAACTTCGCCGGCTTCCAGGACGTGGCCACCCTCGCGGGCGGCTCGCAGACGATCCCGGGCGGGCCGGTGGCCTCGCAGGAGGCGATCAAGATCCTCGGCACGAACGGCGGCGGGTTCTTCAACGCGAACTCCGCGCACCCGTTCGAGAACCCGACGGCGTGGACGAGCGCGTTCCAGGTGATCCTGATGCTCGCGATCCCGTTCTCGCTCCCCCGCACCTTCGGCAAGGTGGTCGGCGACACCCGCCAGGGCGTCGCGATCGTCGCCGTGATGGCCACGATCTTCGTCGTCTCCCTCACCGCGCTCACGATCTTCGAGCTGAACGGCCAGGGCACGGCCCCGATGGCCGCCGGCGGCGCGATGGAGGGCAAGGAGCAGCGCTTCGGCATCATCGCCTCGACGCTGTACGGCACCGCCTCCACGCTCACCTCCACGGGCGCGGTCAACTCCATGCACGACTCGTACACGGCGCTCGGCGGCATGATGCCGATGCTCAACATGATGCTCGGCGAGGTCGCCCCCGGCGGCACCGGCTCGGGCCTCTACGGCATGCTCATCCTCGCCGTGATCTCGGTGTTCGTCGCGGGCCTGCTCGTCGGCCGCACGCCCGAGTACCTCGGCAAGAAGATCGGGCCGCGCGAGATCAAGCTGGCGAGCCTCTACATCCTCGTCACGCCGATCCTCGTGCTCGTCGGCACCGCGCTCAGCTTCGCGATCCCCGCCGTCCGGGAGGACGTCGAGGGCACCTCGATCCTCAACAGCGGGCTGCACGGCCTCTCCGAGGTGGTCTACGCGTTCACGTCGGCGTCGAACAACAACGGATCCGCGTTCGCCGGCCTCACCGCCTCGACGCCGTGGTTCAACACGGCGCTCGGCGTCGCGATGCTGCTCGGGCGGTTCCTCCCGATGGTGTTCGTGCTGGCGCTCGCCGGATCCCTCGCGGCGCAGGACCGCATCCCCACCACCTCGGGGACCCTGCCCACCCACCGGCCGCAGTTCGTCGGCCTCCTCATCGGGGTGACGGTCATCGTGACCGCTCTCACCTACTTCCCCGTTCTCGCGCTGGGTCCCCTGGCGGAAGGGCTCGCATCATGA
- the kdpB gene encoding potassium-transporting ATPase subunit KdpB: MTVLTTPEAPAEPAPAATRARAIDARQLAEALPGAFRKLDPRFMWRNPVMLIVEVGAAFTTVLAIAEPFTGGAGSSGGSAVPATFTAGIALWLWLTVVFANLAESVAEGRGKAQADSLRKTRTSTMAHAVAAYDASGDPGAERAELREVSSADLTLGDTVVVVAGESIPGDGDVVWGIASIDESAITGESAPVVRESGGDRSAVTGGTRVLSDRIVVRITSKPGETFVDRMIGLVEGASRQRTPNEIALNILLASLTIVFVIVALTLNPIASYSAATVSVPVLIALLVCLIPTTIGALLSAIGIAGMDRLVQRNVLAMSGRAVEAAGDVTTLLLDKTGTITYGNRRASELIPVGGVTGDELARAAAMSSLADPTPEGSSVVDLAVAQGVDTATLPRGVDVPFTAQTRMSGVDLPDGRIVRKGASSAVFAWIEEGGRALPELVRDELTRTVEAVSNGGGTPLVVATKDADGSGRVLGVVHLKDVVKDGLKERFAELRAMGIRTVMITGDNPLTARAIAAEAGVDDHLAEATPEDKLALIRKEQEGGRLVAMTGDGTNDAPALAQADVGVAMNTGTSAAKEAGNMVDLDSDPTKLIDIVRIGKQLLITRGALTTFSIANDIAKYFAIIPAMFTGVFPQLAVLNVMQLHSPASAILSAIIFNALIIVALIPLALKGVAYRPLSASKVLSRNLLVYGVGGVIAPFIGIKLVDLVVSLIPGF, encoded by the coding sequence ATGACCGTCCTGACCACCCCCGAGGCGCCGGCCGAACCGGCTCCCGCAGCCACGCGCGCCCGGGCAATCGACGCCCGGCAGCTCGCCGAGGCGCTCCCCGGCGCGTTCCGGAAGCTCGATCCGCGCTTCATGTGGCGGAACCCGGTGATGCTGATCGTCGAGGTCGGCGCCGCGTTCACCACCGTCCTCGCCATCGCCGAGCCCTTCACGGGCGGCGCGGGATCCTCCGGCGGCAGCGCCGTGCCCGCGACCTTCACGGCCGGGATCGCGCTGTGGCTCTGGCTCACGGTCGTCTTCGCGAACCTCGCGGAGTCGGTGGCCGAGGGCCGCGGCAAGGCGCAGGCCGACAGCCTCCGCAAGACCCGCACCAGCACGATGGCGCACGCCGTCGCGGCCTACGACGCCTCCGGGGATCCCGGCGCCGAGCGCGCCGAGCTCCGCGAGGTGTCGAGCGCCGACCTCACCCTCGGCGACACGGTCGTCGTGGTCGCCGGGGAGTCGATCCCGGGCGACGGCGACGTCGTGTGGGGCATCGCCTCCATCGACGAGTCGGCCATCACGGGCGAGTCCGCGCCCGTCGTCCGCGAGTCCGGCGGAGACCGCAGCGCGGTCACCGGCGGCACGCGGGTGCTGAGCGACCGGATCGTCGTGCGCATCACCTCGAAGCCCGGCGAGACCTTCGTCGACCGCATGATCGGCCTCGTCGAAGGCGCGTCGCGCCAGCGCACGCCGAACGAGATCGCGCTCAACATCCTGCTCGCGAGCCTCACGATCGTGTTCGTGATCGTGGCGCTCACGCTGAACCCCATCGCCTCATACTCGGCGGCGACCGTCAGCGTCCCGGTGCTCATCGCACTGCTCGTCTGCCTGATCCCGACCACCATCGGCGCGCTCCTCTCCGCCATCGGCATCGCCGGCATGGACCGGCTCGTGCAACGCAACGTGCTCGCCATGTCGGGCCGCGCGGTCGAGGCGGCGGGCGACGTCACCACGCTGCTGCTCGACAAGACCGGCACCATCACCTACGGCAACCGCCGCGCCAGCGAGCTGATCCCGGTGGGCGGCGTGACGGGCGACGAGCTCGCCCGCGCCGCGGCCATGTCGTCGCTCGCGGACCCGACGCCGGAGGGATCCAGCGTCGTCGACCTCGCGGTCGCGCAGGGCGTGGACACCGCGACGCTGCCCCGCGGCGTCGACGTGCCGTTCACCGCGCAGACCCGCATGTCGGGCGTCGACCTGCCGGACGGCCGCATCGTCCGGAAGGGCGCCTCGTCCGCCGTGTTCGCCTGGATCGAGGAGGGCGGCCGCGCGCTGCCGGAGCTCGTCCGCGACGAGCTCACGCGCACCGTCGAGGCCGTCTCCAACGGCGGCGGCACCCCGCTCGTCGTCGCGACCAAGGACGCGGACGGATCCGGCCGCGTCCTCGGCGTCGTGCACCTCAAGGACGTCGTGAAGGACGGCCTCAAGGAGCGCTTCGCGGAGCTGCGCGCGATGGGCATCCGCACGGTGATGATCACGGGCGACAACCCGCTCACCGCCCGCGCCATCGCCGCGGAGGCCGGGGTGGACGACCACCTCGCCGAGGCGACGCCCGAGGACAAGCTCGCGCTCATCCGCAAGGAGCAGGAGGGCGGCCGCCTGGTCGCCATGACCGGCGACGGCACCAACGACGCGCCCGCGCTCGCGCAGGCCGACGTCGGCGTCGCGATGAACACGGGCACGTCGGCCGCGAAGGAGGCCGGCAACATGGTCGACCTCGACTCGGACCCGACGAAGCTCATCGACATCGTCCGGATCGGCAAGCAGCTTCTCATCACGCGCGGCGCGCTCACGACGTTCTCCATCGCCAACGACATCGCCAAGTACTTCGCGATCATCCCGGCCATGTTCACGGGCGTCTTCCCGCAGCTCGCGGTGCTCAACGTGATGCAGCTGCACTCGCCGGCGTCCGCGATCCTCTCGGCGATCATCTTCAACGCGCTGATCATCGTGGCGCTCATCCCGCTGGCCCTGAAGGGCGTGGCCTACCGGCCGCTCAGCGCCTCCAAGGTGCTCAGCCGGAACCTGCTCGTCTACGGGGTCGGCGGCGTGATCGCGCCGTTCATCGGCATCAAGCTCGTCGACCTCGTCGTCAGCCTGATCCCCGGCTTCTGA
- the kdpC gene encoding potassium-transporting ATPase subunit KdpC: MSSPRQSLRTAGVAVRAMAVLTVVLGVGYTAVVTGIGQLALPAQADGSLVSSGGQVVGSSLIGQSFQDSDGAALPEWFQSRPSAAGDGYDASASSGSNLGPENDDLVSSIADRKAAIAESDGVDPSTIPDDALTASASGLDPHISPEYAREQVARIASARGIPEQQVERLVDEHVQGRDLGYLGEPTVNVLELNIALAGLGG, from the coding sequence ATGTCCTCCCCCCGCCAGTCCCTCCGCACCGCCGGCGTCGCCGTCCGCGCGATGGCAGTCCTCACCGTCGTCCTCGGCGTCGGCTACACGGCCGTCGTCACGGGCATCGGCCAGCTCGCGCTCCCCGCGCAGGCGGACGGCTCGCTCGTCTCCTCCGGCGGCCAGGTCGTCGGATCCTCGCTGATCGGCCAGTCCTTCCAGGACTCCGACGGCGCGGCCCTCCCCGAGTGGTTCCAGTCCCGGCCCTCGGCCGCGGGCGACGGCTACGACGCGTCCGCCTCCAGCGGCTCGAACCTCGGCCCGGAGAACGACGACCTCGTGTCGTCCATCGCGGACCGGAAGGCCGCGATCGCGGAGTCCGACGGCGTGGATCCGAGCACCATCCCCGACGACGCGCTCACCGCATCCGCGTCGGGGCTCGATCCGCACATCAGCCCGGAATACGCTCGGGAGCAGGTGGCGCGCATAGCCTCGGCCCGGGGCATCCCCGAGCAGCAGGTCGAGCGCCTCGTCGACGAGCACGTGCAGGGCCGCGACCTCGGCTACCTCGGGGAGCCGACCGTCAACGTGCTCGAGCTGAACATCGCGCTCGCCGGCCTCGGCGGCTGA
- a CDS encoding DUF4118 domain-containing protein, with protein sequence MKRGRLRVLLGAAPGVGKTYAMLEEGRRLRDEGADVVVAVVETHGRAATAAMLEGLEILPRREVSHRGVEITDLDVDAVIARRPTIALVDELAHTNAPGGRSEKRWQDVDLIRDAGIDVISTVNIQHIASLNDVVEKITGVPQRETIPDRVLREAHQIEVIDLAPEALRDRLAGGRVYPAERIDAALSHYFRLGNLTALRELALLWLADEVDTALAAYRDEKGIDARWEARERVVVALTGGPEGETLLRRGARIAARSAGGELMAVHVSSQDGLRSGSPEALASQRALVDSLGGSYHQVVGDDIPRALVEFARASNATQLVLGVSRRSRLAAAATGPGIGATVIRESGDIDVHIVTHAAAGGRFRLPRIRGGALSIRRRILGGLLALVGGPLLTWLLSATRSDDSITSDVLSYQLLVVLVALVGGIWPALFAAVLSGFTLDFFFIDPLYTITVDEPLHLLALVLYVVIALLVSWIVDQAARRTRLARRAVAEAELLATVSGSVLRGEGAVHALVSRTREAFGLQGVKLVDRDETIAWDGVVTGGASTDVPVGSRGVLTLYGDDLEASGRRLLRVIAAQLDAALEHRDLSDTAREVGPLAQTDRVRTALLSAVSHDLRRPLSAATAAVSALRSPGMTWADGDREELLATAEESLGTLADLVTDLLDVSRVQAGVLGVRLMDVDLDDVVLAALDELDLGPADAVLDLAPDLPGAVADPGLLQRVVVNLLSNAVRHAPEGSPVRLSTSAFADSVEIRVVDHGPGVAPERRDDMFVPFQRLGDTDNASGLGLGLALSKGFTEGMGGTLTAEDTPGGGLTMVVALPVCRADAEPIADPPSPTVVPASASEVSA encoded by the coding sequence ATGAAGCGCGGTCGACTGCGGGTGCTGCTGGGAGCGGCGCCGGGCGTGGGCAAGACCTACGCGATGCTCGAGGAGGGCAGGCGGCTGCGCGACGAGGGCGCCGACGTGGTGGTCGCGGTCGTGGAGACCCACGGCCGCGCCGCCACGGCGGCGATGCTCGAGGGGCTGGAGATCCTGCCCCGGCGCGAGGTGTCGCACCGCGGGGTGGAGATCACCGACCTCGACGTGGACGCGGTCATCGCCCGCCGGCCGACCATCGCGCTGGTCGACGAGCTCGCCCACACGAACGCCCCGGGCGGCCGCAGCGAGAAGCGCTGGCAGGACGTGGACCTCATCCGCGACGCCGGCATCGACGTGATCTCCACCGTCAACATCCAGCACATCGCCTCGCTCAACGACGTGGTGGAGAAGATCACCGGGGTGCCGCAGCGCGAGACGATCCCCGACCGCGTGCTCCGCGAGGCGCACCAGATCGAGGTCATCGACCTGGCGCCCGAGGCCCTGCGCGACCGGCTCGCCGGCGGGCGCGTGTACCCGGCCGAGCGGATCGACGCGGCCCTCTCCCACTACTTCCGCCTCGGCAACCTCACCGCCCTCCGCGAGCTCGCGCTCCTCTGGCTCGCGGACGAGGTCGACACCGCGCTCGCCGCCTACCGCGACGAGAAGGGGATCGACGCCCGATGGGAGGCCCGCGAGCGGGTGGTCGTGGCGCTCACCGGCGGACCCGAGGGCGAGACCCTCCTCCGCCGCGGCGCCCGGATCGCGGCCCGCTCGGCCGGCGGCGAGCTCATGGCCGTGCACGTGTCCAGCCAGGACGGCCTCCGCTCCGGCAGCCCGGAGGCGCTCGCCAGCCAGCGCGCGCTCGTCGACTCGCTCGGCGGCAGCTACCACCAGGTCGTCGGCGACGACATCCCGCGCGCGCTCGTCGAGTTCGCGCGCGCGTCCAACGCCACGCAGCTCGTGCTCGGCGTCAGCCGCCGCAGCCGCCTCGCCGCCGCGGCGACCGGTCCCGGCATCGGCGCCACGGTGATCCGCGAGTCCGGCGACATCGACGTGCACATCGTCACGCACGCGGCCGCCGGCGGGCGCTTCCGGCTGCCGCGCATCCGGGGCGGCGCGCTCAGCATCCGGCGCCGGATCCTCGGCGGGCTCCTCGCGCTCGTCGGCGGCCCGCTGCTCACCTGGCTGCTCTCGGCGACGCGCTCGGACGACTCCATCACGAGCGACGTGCTCTCGTACCAGCTGCTCGTGGTGCTCGTCGCGCTCGTCGGCGGGATCTGGCCGGCACTGTTCGCGGCCGTGCTCTCCGGCTTCACGCTCGACTTCTTCTTCATCGACCCGCTCTACACGATCACCGTCGACGAGCCGCTGCACCTGCTCGCGCTCGTGCTGTACGTGGTCATCGCGCTGCTCGTCAGCTGGATCGTCGACCAGGCGGCCCGGCGCACCCGCCTCGCCCGCCGCGCGGTCGCCGAGGCCGAGCTGCTGGCGACCGTGTCGGGATCCGTGCTCCGCGGCGAGGGCGCCGTGCACGCGCTCGTGAGCCGCACCCGCGAGGCGTTCGGCCTGCAGGGCGTGAAGCTCGTGGACCGCGACGAGACCATCGCGTGGGACGGCGTCGTCACCGGCGGCGCATCGACCGACGTGCCCGTGGGATCCCGCGGCGTGCTCACGCTCTACGGCGACGACCTCGAGGCATCCGGCCGGCGCCTCCTCCGCGTCATCGCCGCCCAGCTCGACGCCGCGCTCGAGCACCGCGACCTCTCGGACACCGCGCGCGAGGTCGGCCCGCTCGCCCAGACCGACCGCGTGCGCACGGCCCTGCTCTCCGCCGTCAGCCACGACCTCCGCCGACCGCTCAGCGCCGCGACCGCCGCCGTCAGCGCGCTCCGCTCACCCGGCATGACCTGGGCCGACGGCGACCGCGAGGAGCTGCTCGCGACCGCCGAGGAGAGCCTCGGCACGCTCGCCGACCTGGTCACCGACCTCCTCGACGTGAGCCGCGTGCAGGCCGGCGTGCTCGGCGTGCGGCTGATGGACGTCGACCTCGACGACGTCGTGCTCGCCGCCCTCGACGAGCTCGACCTCGGGCCGGCCGACGCCGTGCTCGACCTCGCGCCCGACCTGCCGGGCGCCGTCGCGGATCCGGGCCTCCTCCAGCGGGTGGTCGTCAACCTGCTGAGCAACGCCGTGCGGCACGCGCCCGAGGGCTCACCCGTGCGGCTCAGCACGAGCGCGTTCGCCGACTCCGTGGAGATCCGCGTCGTGGACCACGGGCCGGGCGTCGCGCCCGAGCGCCGCGACGACATGTTCGTGCCGTTCCAGCGCTTGGGCGACACCGACAACGCGTCCGGGCTCGGCCTCGGCCTCGCGCTCTCGAAGGGCTTCACCGAGGGGATGGGCGGCACGCTCACCGCCGAGGACACCCCGGGCGGCGGCCTCACGATGGTCGTCGCGCTGCCGGTGTGCCGCGCGGACGCCGAGCCCATCGCCGACCCGCCTTCCCCGACGGTCGTCCCCGCGAGCGCCTCGGAGGTGTCCGCGTGA
- a CDS encoding response regulator, with protein sequence MKILIADDDQQILRALRITLTSLGYDIVTAEDGAAAVRAAVAEKPDLYMIDLGMPRLDGVEVIQALRLWSTAPILVVSGRSGAADKVEALDAGADDYVTKPFSIDELLARIRALGRRAAADEDRSATVSFADVTVDLAARVVTRADQRVRLTPTEWQVLELLVRNPDRLVSRQTLLTEIWGPTHLNDSGYLRLYVAQLRKKLEPDPSHPRHLLTDPGMGYRFVPAGAGRAPGAG encoded by the coding sequence GTGAAGATCCTCATCGCCGACGACGACCAGCAGATCCTCCGGGCCCTGCGGATCACCCTCACGAGCCTCGGCTACGACATCGTCACCGCGGAGGACGGAGCCGCCGCCGTGCGCGCCGCCGTCGCCGAGAAGCCCGACCTCTACATGATCGACCTCGGCATGCCGCGGCTCGACGGCGTCGAGGTGATCCAGGCGCTCCGGCTGTGGTCGACCGCTCCGATCCTCGTGGTCTCGGGCCGCTCGGGCGCCGCCGACAAGGTCGAGGCGCTCGACGCGGGCGCCGACGACTACGTGACCAAACCGTTCTCCATCGACGAGCTGCTCGCCCGGATCCGCGCCCTCGGCCGCCGCGCCGCCGCCGACGAGGACCGCTCCGCGACGGTCTCCTTCGCCGACGTGACGGTCGACCTCGCCGCCCGCGTCGTCACGCGCGCCGACCAGCGCGTGCGCCTCACGCCCACCGAGTGGCAGGTGCTCGAGCTGCTCGTGCGGAACCCCGACCGGCTCGTCTCGCGCCAGACGCTCCTCACCGAGATCTGGGGCCCGACCCACCTGAACGACAGCGGCTACCTGCGGCTCTACGTGGCGCAGCTGCGCAAGAAGCTCGAGCCGGATCCGTCGCACCCGCGGCACCTGCTCACCGATCCCGGGATGGGGTACCGGTTCGTGCCCGCGGGAGCGGGCCGGGCGCCGGGCGCCGGGTAG
- a CDS encoding SGNH/GDSL hydrolase family protein has product MPQRSTRPAALIASVTAALGGLAAAALVVPRRFEAGRRERAVVLNETLPVNSAWWREQAKLEGDLLYVALGDSTAQGIGASRPGNGYVGILADRIRALSGRSVRTVNLSVSGARASDLVEHQLPRLAKMQPDVVTLAIGANDILAFEPVAFEHDLGRILDAVPPTTVVADLPCFHFPASERKVRVANEIVRRLATDRGLRIAPLHRITRRQTAVLALTQAAGDLFHPNDRGYRVWASAFLPFLPATVRALEVAGR; this is encoded by the coding sequence GTGCCCCAGAGATCCACCCGCCCCGCCGCCCTCATCGCCTCCGTCACCGCCGCGCTCGGCGGCCTCGCCGCCGCGGCCCTCGTGGTGCCGCGCCGGTTCGAGGCCGGCCGACGGGAGCGGGCCGTGGTCCTCAACGAGACGCTCCCCGTGAACTCCGCCTGGTGGCGCGAGCAGGCGAAGCTCGAGGGCGACCTCCTCTACGTGGCGCTCGGCGACTCGACCGCGCAGGGCATCGGCGCGAGCCGCCCGGGCAACGGCTACGTCGGGATCCTCGCCGACCGGATCCGCGCCTTGAGCGGCCGCTCGGTCCGCACCGTCAACCTCAGCGTCTCGGGCGCCCGGGCCTCCGACCTCGTCGAGCACCAGCTCCCCCGCCTCGCGAAGATGCAGCCCGACGTGGTGACCCTCGCGATCGGCGCGAACGACATCCTGGCGTTCGAGCCGGTCGCGTTCGAGCACGACCTCGGCCGGATCCTCGACGCCGTCCCGCCGACCACCGTCGTCGCCGACCTGCCGTGCTTCCACTTCCCGGCGAGCGAGCGCAAGGTGCGCGTCGCGAACGAGATCGTCCGCCGCCTCGCCACCGACCGCGGCCTCCGCATCGCCCCGCTGCACCGCATCACCCGCCGACAGACGGCCGTGCTCGCCCTCACCCAGGCCGCGGGCGACCTCTTCCACCCGAACGACCGCGGCTACCGCGTCTGGGCGAGCGCGTTCCTGCCGTTCCTCCCGGCGACGGTGCGCGCGCTGGAGGTGGCGGGGCGCTGA